One Zymoseptoria tritici IPO323 chromosome 5, whole genome shotgun sequence genomic window, CAGggtgggaggaggacgagTGCGGGTGTGGGAGGGGAGTATATTGATGATAGTGATGGGGAGAGGCCgggacggagggaggatgagATTTCGCTGCATCAGACGTATGAGGATGATTTGGAAGCTGGGTCGGGGTATAGGGATCAGTTTacggatgatgaggatgcggTGGAAAGGGATGTGTTTGATGCGggggacgagacggaggaggaggagggaggtggtggtggatatTTGAGCAGAGGAGGGATACGATAGAGATAGATTGGCATGAATGGCATGAACATAAGAAGGCAGGACTTGTGTTGGGTGCATTCATGTGATCGATATACTTATCCGTCTACTAGCTCCGTGCTGTCAATGTTGGACAGTCGTTCGATTTGCAGGCCATTGCTGCCATTGTACTCGCGATCATGTCGTCTCTGTTGCTCCCAGGGATTCATACAGAATATCGATTGTTGAAGGCATATATTCAGGAAGTCTACAGGAGCATGTGGTTTAGACCTAAAGGCCGAATCCGAGCCGAGGCTTCTTTGTACTTCGGCGCCACCACCGCTCCcgtccaccaccgccctGTCGACGGTGAGACACTCTCACTTCCCCTTCACCTCGACTTTGTCTCCACTACCCTCACCAGCACCCTCTCGCGACCGACAGATTCTCGTGAGATTGTGCGGATTTCACAGCTGACTCGGCGCGAGCGACGGCTGCATCCCGACCTCTGCAACCGTCATCAAATTCTCCACTTCGAGTCTCGACCGCATCCGATACACTCGACCGCCGCTTCACCACGACTGCGCGCTCGCCAGAGGAACAAGACATGGCCTCACCGCCCAAGCCTTGGGAAAGAGCTTCGGGAAACCAGTCAGGTAATTGAGGACATATACATCACAAACAAGACATCCCACTGACTCACCTTCAGCGGCCATCCCATCATCCACAATCGCGACCACAACAACACCATCCagcacatcctcctccgccgccacacCAGCACTACCCGCACGACCAGACGCTCTCAACCGAGTCGCATCCCAAACAGCAGGCGCttactcctcctccccataCAATCGCACATCACCTTACTCCTCCCCATACGGCGGCGGCATCGGCACCGGCCTGGGTGGGATTGGCGGCATGTCCTCCTACAGCTCGCCCTACTCCCGCTTCGGCGGCATGGGAGGAGGCATGTACGGCGGAGGAATGGGAGGGATGTATGGAGGTGGATACGGCGGCATGGGAGGCTATGGTGGAGGGATGTACGGCCAACCAGGCATGATGGGACCCAACGGACAAGATCCCAGCTTGACGCAGACGTTCAGCAACAGCACGCAAGCCACATTCCAAATGATCGAATCCATCGTGGGAGCATTCGGAGGTTTCGCACAAATGCTCGAGAGCACGTACATGGCCACccactcctccttcttcgccatggtCAGCGTCGCCGAACAATTCGGCAACCTCCGCCAAACCCTCGGTTCCGTCCTCGGAATCTTCACAATAATGCGGTGGATCCGCACGCTCATCGCCAAACTCACGGGTCGTCCTCCACccgcttcttcctccgacCTCACACCCGCCGCCTTTGCCTCTTTCGCAGGCACACCCGGCCCCGACGGTGCTCCCGCCAAACCATCCCGCAAAcccttcatcttcttcgtcgtggCCGTCTTCGGCCTGCCCTACCTCATGGGCAAACTCATCCGCTCGCTTGCAGCCAGCCAAGAAGCCGCCGCTGCGCAACAGCAAGGCCAACTCACACTCGGTCCCGACGGCCAGCCCGCGCCCATGGACCCTTCCAAACTCGACTTCTGCCGCGTCGTGTACGACTATACACCCGCCACGCAACCCGGCCAGCCCTTCCAAGAAGgcatcgacctcgccgtGAAAAAGGGCGATCTCGTCGCTGTGCTCAGCAAGTCCGACCCCATGGGCCAAGCATCCGAGTGGTGGCGTTGTCGCGCACGAGATGGAGGCGTGGGATACCTGCCAAGTCCATATCTGGAAACGATCCAGCGACGGCCCGCGCAGGGACAGATCGCAGCGAAGAGTGCGAGTGAGAATGGGAGTCGGGTGAATACCATGACGAGCGGCAGTCTGGGTGAGAGTCGGGCGAATTCGATGAAGATTACGGAAAgggagaaggcggaggtaAAGAAGGCGGGGAAGGAGGCGCCCCCGATGTTGCCGGTGGGGAAAGGGGGGGATGTGCCGGTTGAGAGTTTTCAGAGGGGGGCTTTTTACTCATGAATGAGAAAGGAAGGTCGAGGATGGGCGATGAGAGGTGGGATTTTTCTTGTTTGTACAGTGGGCGATGATGACGAGTTGAGGACATGGTATGGTCTTCTGCATGGTGTTTATGTTGCGTTTTGAGCGAATTTGTAGATGTAAATGATCTATTGGTTTGGTATATGAAGGTGGACGATGGGATGGACGGTGGGGTTGGAAAAGCAGGCAATATCATGAGGAAAGACGATGCAATGCAACGCAAAAATCTCTCACAGAAATGGTTTTCTCGTTCCCACTTATTCTACTGCCCTCACTCCGCGGAGTTCATGTTGAATATTGGTAGTCGAACAGATCAGCTCAGTCCTTGTCCGTAGGGAAGAGGTCGCTAACTCGTCCGTCAGGGCAAGACTCTTTGATGGATACGGACAGAAAAAtcgatcgaagacttcgACGGTTCAGAACCGTGAATGATCGTAGGCAGGTCAACAGTTTGAGCAGCACCACCGTAGACCGGTCCATGGACATCGGCCTCTAATCGACAGTGGTTGCAGGGCACTATGGACGGGAAAGATGAGCAATGCAGACGGTGAGGCATCACATGAATGTTAGACGGATGTCGTGGTGCAGAAATTCTCAATTCGAAACTGTTCAATTCGTGAAGTTGTCTGGCTTCATCGCTTTCCTGAAGACTGAAAGATCGTGCAAACGAGACGAAGTGTGTTTCAACCCTTGACCACCAGCAGCGACTTGTCAAGTTGCCAATCGTAGTCTGCTCCGCGATAATGTGCCATGCGATCTCAAGTCTTGAAGACTTTCAGCAACGCTGAACCAACGCAAAAGCATTTCGCAGCGTCCGTCGCCACGGCAGTTGCAAGGTAAAGGAGAATTTCAAGCTGCAACAGTCATGCTCGGTCCCTTCGCCGCGGCAATCATATTCTGCACCCCCTTCCTCAGCTCGTGTTCATAGCGCTCCTGCATTTCTTCGGCGCAACTGTGACGGCGACTGGTCAAGCCGCAAAGACAGGCCCACGCGGAAGTCCTGAAGAGAATCAAAACGCATAAGCAATCATGTCGATCTGTGCTTTCGTGAAAGTTGAggttggagaaggagaagattaTCTATGGTGTATGGTCAGTCTCTGTGGAGTCAGGGCAATGGTGTAACAGGGGAACATGGGCAGGAAAGGGGACACACAGCACAAACTCActtcatcttcgccttcaactcctccttaaacacctccaccatctccaccgtATAATTCTTCGGCGTAGCCCCCGAATCCTTCATCTGCAGCGCCGCCTTTCCAAAACTGAGAACCTCGATCCCCGCTTCCTTGTTTCCCCTCTCCTTGCCAAACGCCTCCAAGAATTTATACCCATCCTTCCAGAACGCATTCGCAGCTTTCTTCGGGTCGTCCTCGCCCGTCACGACTCCCGCTTCGAAGTGTAGACGTGTGAGCGCGGTGGCGGACGAGAGCATGTGTAAGGCGTTGCGGGCGGAGGCTTTGACCCAGGATTTGATCTCGATGGAGGTGAGGTGCGAGACAGTGGATTTGGAGAGTTCGGACAGGAAGTCGACTGTCAAGGCGGTGTtttcgaggcggagagggtggaggtaTAGGAGAGGGAGGGCTTCGGCGGTTATCTGTGGAGAGGTTAGAGGTGGGAGGAGGGACAGGGGAGGGATGGGATGACGGACCTGCTTGTTGACGGCGAGTAGGGCGACGCGGTACTTGCTTCCGCCGGCGTAGGTCTTTGCGTAGATCTCTCTGTTGGAGGTACGCTTTCCGTCGAGGCTGATTCGGTCGGTGGTGGAACCAGCGGAGGCGAAGTAGAAGCGGTAGACGCGGTTGCGGGCTTCGTCGGGCAGTCCGAGGAACTCGAAGGGTTTGGACGGGCGGATTACGATGGCTTGTTGCCCGGCGTAGGGACCGCTGTCGAGGATGATCTACGAGGAGTTAGTCATTGTATTGTTGAGTTCATGCTGGCGGGCTCACCGTCTTGGTCAACTGAAAGGAGTTGGGAGCGTCCAGCTTCAGCAGCAGGTGGTAGCCTCCGCTCGACGTGGGATTGGCGTGGACGTTGCCACCGTCGACTTTGACTGTGACTGGAATCGTCACACCTTCGTCTTTCGCGAGAGGGAGGAACTCGGCGACGTGTCCTggatccttcttcttagctggGGTTCGTGGTGGCTTGGGCGTCTCGCTCTTGATTTTTGGCTTCGGCTTCTCCGGCGTCGCGGCAACTGTGCTCAGGGCGGCCGCTTTCACGGCGGCGTTGACGTCGAGCTTCGCGGGAGCCTTCGCTGGCGCCTTCGTTTTCTGTGGTGGGTTCGTCAGTGATGTGAACGATCGATATCGGCAGCGACTTCAGCTCACCTTAGCGTCCTTGGGTGGCATCGTTGCGGTTGTTCAGCTCAGCGCGGTGAAGGTGTATGAGAAGAGATGGATATGCAAGCTGCGAAAGACCGTCAGCTTATTGGTACCCCGCGACTGTGACTGGCTATCGAATGAGGAGAGTGAAGGCAGAGACAGTTGGTCGGAAGAGAGCCAAGCTTGGAACAAACAGAGTGAAGTAAGAGAGCCCGATGAAGACGGCGAAGTGAGATTAGAGAGCACGTGTCAACAGCCGAGTTCCCAAACAGGCAGACGTGGAAGTCAACAGTCAAGATGGACCAATGAGAAAGCATGATCGCCGTCGCTTTCGCGAGATCGAGAGAGCAAACCTCACATGAAACTCGGGGCAGACCGGATGCAATGAGAGTGACTTTACCAATGAGAGGACGAAGTGCTGATCAGAACTGAAGTTGAAGGAGAGACAATGACTTCCAACAGCGAGCTCAGCCTCAAGAAGGCGCGAGGATTCTCGCATCGACTCAGGCTCGGTCGAAGCGGAAAGCTTCCAGTCTACTGCTCGTTCCCAACTGAACATGGTCGAGCCCGACAATTTGATCGGCGTCCGCGAATGGACTGCTTCAGCTCGCGAGTCACGACGGTCCAGGTCCATTTTGTCCCGGACTAAGCACTCAGCGGTCGTTCGAGGGTTGGACTTCTCGGAACAAGCCCTCGATTATCTCGACTTCAGTCTAGTGCAAGGGCTTCGACGCTCAAGATATGTAGAGTTGGCGAATTGGAAGTAATTCAGGTTGATTCGGACCACGAGAAATCGTGAGAAGACCAGGGAGCACGCGCATGCTTCATATCAGAACGAGAAATTTTGCTTGAGACTCGCCATCAGCTTGGGAGTCGCCATTCAGTGCCAGCTCTGGCATCAACTTGGGGTTCGTCATCAGCATCAGTGCTGTGAAACTTCGGCCAGCTGTGCATCGTCTCGCGCAGTCAAATACGAAGCCTTACTGCAGTGAGTTTGTCAAACCTTGAAGCCCTTGCGATCAAGCAAGAGACGGCGCTTACGCTTGCAGGAAGTACTTCAGTGCTCGATCGGTGTGGAGCCTATAGCCATCGCTGGCCTCTTGGTGCATCAGGAGGAATCGTTGAGATGTATTCGGGTCTTGGGAACGTAAGATGGATGTTCAAAACGtaaagtgaagtgaagtcaaCGCCAAGCCCCACCAAAACTCCCGGGACGCGACTTCCAACTTCGACGCGGTCTAGCATTGGAAACAGCTTCACATACGAACGCTTTCTGCATCCAACCACCCGAACACTCTGCATCCAACCACCCGAACACTCTACAACCATGGCCTCCGACCTCACCAATGGCACCGCGCCCAACGCAGACATCGAAATGAAAGAAGAAACCCTCGACGTACATCCCCACCCCAATCCCCACCACTCCCATCCAAAACTAACCTCCCCCATGCCAGACCTCAATGGCCGACCTCCAACAAGACCCCACAGACCCCAACCCACCCCCTCAAGAACCCTCCTCCGctgctccacctcctcctcctccgcaaaCAGAacacctctccaccctcctccccgcGCCCTCAACAGCAACTCCACCTCCTGCAGCGGCACcctcaacagcagcagcaagaccAGGCAGCATACCTCCCAATCGCACGAATCTCCCAGATTTACCAGAAAAGCCAGTCGCACATGGTGGACCTACGAGACAGTTTTTGAATGCGAATCTGACGCCGCATTTACTGGAGGGAATGAAGTACGTGGCGGCGTATGAGCCGGAGAAACCGTTGTTGTGGTTGAGTGAATTTTTGAAGGAGAGGAGTAAAGAGGTTGAGGGATGAAGGGCATTCTGACATACCGATCGATGATCCGGGAAGGGATGGCGgcttgtggaggaggaatggcTTCGCGTACAACGAGCAATCGATGAGCATATGATGAGCGTATCGCGCACTGGCTGCAGGGCCACAGCATTGCTACATCGATTGTCGGCCCACAACTCACTCGAGGTGGATGTGTGTTGGTCGCTTCTGAGCGCTCAGCGGAGTGTGAGCAAGGAGGAAGGGATGTCAGTCTGGCGAACAGTGCAGTAGCGGCCATGGACGACAGCACAGGCGCGTGAAGGCGGATGCCTGTACAACGCACAAGGACATGGTATAATGCCTTTGCCAAGCAGTCGGACAAGAGTATCGACACAGCGAATGCAGAGATCAGCTCGTTGCACGGGAGGACACGAATGCAGCACCGGCCTCGAAGAGACACTGGGGCAGACACAGAAAGTGAAGGGGAGGAAATCTCCGATTTTCAAGTCCAAGTATGTAGTTGGATATCATATCAAAGCAGCCGGCTTTTCCACACCTAAGCAAAAAGCGCCAATCCCATCATGTCTACATCTATGTACATCCCAACATCCCAACATCCAATATCCAAGCATCAATCGTCCTCACAACCTCCTCACTCACGCATGCTTCCCCTTTCCCTCTCCTTTGCCCGGACTATCAACCAAAGCAGGCATagcctccaccctcctccgctccttcAACGCCCGAACCTTCTCCTCCGGAATCGTCAAACAATTGATCCCAAGATAATCACAAATCGCCGTGCACACCACATACGCCCACCGCGCGTAGACGAACATGCTGAGGAAGAAGTACGCCCAGAGGTAATACAGCTGGACTTCCGCCGAGGGCGCCGCGATACCCACGAGCGGCAAGTTGACCATCACCGCGCCACCGATTAAgggagcgaggagagcggtCCAGTAGGGAAATGGTTGGCGGGTCAGATGAGCGAGGATGGTTTTTGTGGTCATTCGCCCGAAGACGAAGGAGAGGGTTAGGCagaggagggcgaggtggTTGTCTCGCAGGAGAGTCGAGTGCGGCGAGCCGAGCCATGCGACCAGACACCCGCAGAAGAGGATCATGGGACTCCACTCCAGAAACACGGGGGCGACGGGGAGGTTCTTTGCCCGTCGGGCTTGGACGACGTTGTAGACGCAGCCCGGGAGGTGGGCGATGAAGAAGGCAGAGAGGATGAGGGCGGCCCAGAAGTCTTGCACGCTGAAGGTCTCGCCGAAGATATCCTCATGGCCGAGGAAAGAGTGTAGAGGGGCGTGCCAGACTTGTGGACCGTAGATTCCTGACACGATCATGATGGACGCCGCGAGGATGAGACCTTCGGTGGGACCGTTGAAGTAGCCCAAGTAGAGGGTGTGCGTGTGGTAGGTCTCCCAGGTGGAGAAGAACATGGGTAGACAAGGGATGAGAGCGGTGAGGGCGCCGATCTTGGTGGGACCGAGAGCCATGGCGGAGGTTTCGAGGAGGGACGCGAGAGTGCAGTTGAGGGAGTCGATTCCGTGGTCGAAGAGCTCGCCTAAGCCGGAGGAGGTTCCTGTTCGTCGGGCTTGTTTGCCGTCAATGTTGTCCATTGTGCTGTAGGCCCAGACGCCGAAGGCGTAGGAGAAGTAGATCCAGGAGTGGTCGGGTCCGGTGAGGTCAGGATCTGCTATTTGTTGGAGGGCAACGTtgccgatgatgaagaagaagccgatGAGGGTGACCATGTTTGGGGCGAGCCAGAGGGGAAGGTAGTCGACGCAGAAATTCCACTGCGAAGGGTTAGAGAGGTATTGGACGGTGATAGCTTGAGGGTTCATACGTAATGCCGGAGAATGTGATTTGATATAGGTGACAAGTCCACGGAGGAGTATTTGTACGTCTTGAAGTGTTTGAGGCCTTCTTCCGAGAGGGTGCCTGTCTTGGGCATTTCTGTAGACGATATCTTGTCAACATACTGCATTTAGAGCTTGTGAAAGCCCGAGGCAGggatggggagggaggtACCTCTTCTCGTTGCCATTGCCGCGGCGCTGTGTCTCGAAAGTTGCTCAGACTTCTCGGAACagaagagaaggaggtcGTGAGAACGCAGTCTGTCGCTCCGCTGCACGCCCAACAAAGGCGGTGGGAGGCAAAGGCAAGATGCGGAAGGTTGATCTCAAAAAGTCGAGCTCGAGGACAAGGGAAGATCCACAATTCCGTCACAGCGAGCTCTGATTGGCTGCGCTGACTTATTGCACATATCGATACCTTAGAACTCCAACAATGGCCGAGCGACCTACTTGTACATGTACACATATCTGTACggctagatagactgctgtgTATGCTTGAGATAATGTGCATGCACAGTGCCGGTCATTGTAAAAGTACCGTGGCAGTACACTGCAGATACCGGTACATGTAACTTAGCAGAACGCATCCATGTTCATGTCCAATGTAGTTGTGTAAAGAGGCTCGTTACCATTTTAGACAGCTACGTAAAAAGTGCTCTTCTCGAAGCACCGTTTGACACCGTGACGACCCGTATGCTGATCATACATCAATCTTCGCTTTTGACTTTTGCGCTTCTGGGTCATTGCTATGCGAACTATCCGCGCACGGAAATCGATCCGTGCTGCACACTCATTGCATCGTTTCGCCCCGTATGTCTCGCCTCTCTGCACGCCAACGCCGGTAGAATGAAGGAAAAGGAACATGGCACGCTTAGCGGGTGGACATGGCCTGGGATAAATGTTAGCAGTGATTCAAATTGGTCGAACAGCATGGCAGCTCACCTTTGTGACGACACGCTTGAGTgcgagctccttcttcttgaggTCGTCGCTGGTGGAGTCCTCAATCTCGAGCTGGGCCATCGCATCAGAGAGGGCGCTCTcaatcttctccttctggcCACGCTTGAGCTTCATGCTCATCGTGGGGTCGGAGACAATGTCCTCAACTCTGCTGATGTAGCTCTCGAGCTGCTGGCGGGACTCAAACTTCTTGGTGAAAGCCTCATCGCTGGTCTTGAACTGCTCGGCGTCGTTGATCATCTTCTCAATCTCGGCGCTGTTGAGCTTGCCGACGGAGTTGGAGATGGTGATGTTGGCGCTGCGGCCGGAGGTCTTCTCGGTGGCGGTGACCTTCAGGATACCGTtgacatcgacctcgaacACACACTCGAGGACGGCGTCTCCAGCCTTCATCGGTGGGATTGGCGAAAGAGTGAACTCTCCGAGGGAGGTGTTGTCCTCGCAGTTCACACGCTCACCCTGGTAGACAGGGAACTGGACGGTCTGTTGGTTATCGGAAACGGTCGTGAACGTGCGCTTCTTGATGTTGGGAACGGAGGTACCACGGGGCACTGGAAGAAATATTAGCGTCGCTGCAAAGCCTTTTCGGACCGGATTTTGATGCAAGTAGAACATGCGAATGTTGTACATGCGCGCAATCGCTCCGAATTGACCATAATGACTCACCAACTGGGGCGAAGATGTTCTGGGATCCTGTTAGCATAATTCGAAAAAGAAATGAGTCGGAGAAAAAACTTACGCCCTCCATGGCGACACCGAGAGAAAGCGGGACCACATCGAGAAGCAGGAGATCTGCTGTGTCGGCACTCGTCGCCTTGCCGGAGAGAATACCAGCCTGGACGGCGGCACCGTAGGCAACAGCCTCGTCGGGGTTGATGCTCTTCTCAAGCTTCTTGCCGTTGAAGAAGTCGCTGAGAAGCTTCTGTATCCGGGGAATACGGGTGGAGCCACCAACAAGCACGATCTCGTCAACCTTGCTCTTCTCGATCTGAGCATCCTTCAGGACCTGCTCAACAGGCTGGATAGTGCCGTTAAAAGCCTTGCCGTTGATGTCCTCGAAACGAGCACGGGTGATGTTGGCGTTgaagtcctcgccgtcgaagAGGGAGTCGATCTCGACGGTGGTCTGGGTTCCATTGGACAGGGTACGCTTCGCACGCTCGCAAGCGGTTCGGAGACGGCGGAGGGCGCGCGGGTCGCTGGAGAGGTCTGCAAAATGTTAGTGTGAGCCTGAGCACATTGTTTCACGGAGTGGCTGCACTCTACCTTTCTTAGTTTTTTTGGTGAATTCCTTTTTGAAGTGCTCGAGGAGGTTGGTATCGAAGTCCTGACCACCCAAGTGAGTGTCACCAGCGGTAGCCTTGACGGTGAAGACACCACCCTGGATGTGGAGAAGCGACACATCGAAAGTGCCACCACCAAGATCGTAGATCAGGACGTTGCGCTCCTTGTCAGACTTTCCGGATCCGAGACCGTAGGCGATAGCGGCAGCGGTAGGCTCGTTGATGATACGGAGAACGTTGAGGCCAGAGATGGCACCGGCGTCCTTGGTAGCTTGCCTCTGGTTGTCGTTGAAGTATGCGGGAACGGTGATGACGGCCTTGGAAACCTTCTTGCCGAGCTTGACCTCAGCGATTTCCTTCATCTGTGGGAAGTCAGTATGCGCCTAGGCTCAATGGCATGTCTCGACCAATGCGCACCTTTCCGAGGACCATGGCGGAGATCTCCTGAGCGGAGAAGGTCTTGGTCTCGCCGAGGTACTCGACCTGGACCTTTGGCTGGCCCTCACCATCGTCAATGACCTTGAATGGCCACGACTCGATATCCTTCTTGACGGTGGGGTCGTCGAACCTCCGGCCGATAAGACGCCTGTCCAAGTATTAGAACCAATTGTATTCCCAATTTCCACTCTCTTCCTCAACTCACTTGACATCGAAGACGGTGTTGATTGGGTTCATCGCAGCCTGATTCTTCGCGGCTTCACCGATCAGACGCTCCTCCGCGGTGAAAGAGACGAAAGATGGTGTGGTGAAGCTTCCTTGCTCGTTGGCGACTGTGGATCGATCTGTTAGACGGAGTTCCATGCGCCAATCCTCTCCCGCAAATCACATACTGATCTCAACGCCAGCGCCCTCATAGTTGGCCACACATGAGTAGGTGGTTCCTTGGATGAATGTCAGCGGATTGTCCTGACTTGTGGTTCTGATTGTTGCGCATGGCCGTACCGAGATCGATGCCAATGGCACCATCGTAAACTTCGTCCGCCATGTTGAGTGATGTGTGAGTGGGTGGGGGtaggtggtggaggaagagggtaGAGGACGAGGGCGGCGCGAAAAGTTCGATGGATTTTGCTCTCTGCAATAATTTAGCGGACGTGCGAGCGGGTCATCCCGGCCCCGCTTGTGATTCCCACCGGAGCGGTCGCCCATTGACAGGACCCTGAGAATTTGACTAAGAATTTCATGGGAGAGCAATATCCATCTTTCTACATGCCCATGACGAACTCTGATCGTGAGAGACCTGTTTCCTCAAGCCAAAGAGAAGACGACAATCGCACGTTCAAGACTGGCTGATTACCAGCTGAATACATGCGCTCTGTGATCTACTGTCGTCGAAGAGTCAACGTGGACAACGACAGTCTCATCCGCCTGGATTACCCGTATTCGTCGCAGGAGCGACCCGTGTTCCTGCCGTCTATCGCAGACGTACTGCTAAGTAACACGCACGAGTTCTATCAAATGACATGTACGTGCACCGCTGACTGACATGTACGTGATCTGCCAAGTTACACGTACGGACACTACAAGTTACACGTACGGATACGGCTAAGTTACACGGACGGGTACTGCTAAGTTAGATGTACGTGGACTGCTAATAAGGTACAGTTACGTGAACTGCTCCGTTGTCGATACTTGTACGGCTACTCTGTGCGTCCTCGTAGTAA contains:
- a CDS encoding Hsp70 family protein; this encodes MADEVYDGAIGIDLGTTYSCVANYEGAGVEIIANEQGSFTTPSFVSFTAEERLIGEAAKNQAAMNPINTVFDVKRLIGRRFDDPTVKKDIESWPFKVIDDGEGQPKVQVEYLGETKTFSAQEISAMVLGKMKEIAEVKLGKKVSKAVITVPAYFNDNQRQATKDAGAISGLNVLRIINEPTAAAIAYGLGSGKSDKERNVLIYDLGGGTFDVSLLHIQGGVFTVKATAGDTHLGGQDFDTNLLEHFKKEFTKKTKKDLSSDPRALRRLRTACERAKRTLSNGTQTTVEIDSLFDGEDFNANITRARFEDINGKAFNGTIQPVEQVLKDAQIEKSKVDEIVLVGGSTRIPRIQKLLSDFFNGKKLEKSINPDEAVAYGAAVQAGILSGKATSADTADLLLLDVVPLSLGVAMEGNIFAPVVPRGTSVPNIKKRTFTTVSDNQQTVQFPVYQGERVNCEDNTSLGEFTLSPIPPMKAGDAVLECVFEVDVNGILKVTATEKTSGRSANITISNSVGKLNSAEIEKMINDAEQFKTSDEAFTKKFESRQQLESYISRVEDIVSDPTMSMKLKRGQKEKIESALSDAMAQLEIEDSTSDDLKKKELALKRVVTKAMSTR